The genomic window GTTGTGAAAGCACGCCCACGAGCAGGGGGTGGGTGACTTGGCCATAGACCATAGACAGACAGCACGGGGCTGTTCCTGGGCTCccctggtttttttttggtgtgTCGCCGCACTGGCCATGGTTTGGGGTTTCTTGCGTCGTGACGTCTTTTTGTCCACGAAACCTTCACGGCCGCCATGCAGAGACCACGGCcgccgtcggcgtcgactTCACCACACTCCCGTGCAGGTCCAGACGGCGCGCCTCGATCGGCGTCCCGCGCGAGATGGCACATGTCGccatcgccgtcgccgtcgccgtcgccatcgcgGTCCCGGACGCCGTCGCAGTCCCGCTCAccgtcaagatcaacaagACGCAGCGCGTCGCGGCCGCCCCCCAGACGCAGCTCCAGGGACTCGCAGCAGGAGAAGGAGCACAACCGGGGCAGCCTCATCAAGGACTCTGCCGGCCTGCTGCTGGGCATCGGCGTGGCGGCCGTTGTCGCCCACAGGTTCTGGCCAAAGGGCATGCTGTACGGCGCCAAGGAGGAGTGGGAGACGCgcctggacaaggccagggaCAAGGTGCTTGGGGACGACAATGGCCGTGACCCTGACGTCCGTCGCCGGGAGAGGGGCCGTAGTATGAATAGGGGCAGGGCCTACCACTACCACTACGACTACGAGAGCGAGAGACTGGCCGTGGAAAGAGGTCCCGCGGCCCCCTCGCCGGGGAGCAGAAGTTGTTGGGAACGAGTTCCCAGGGGACGAAGCCTGGGACCGCTCCGGAGGAGAGTCTACCAAGAGGCTGCTGACACCGCGAGGTGGGAGAGGCCGGGGCCCGGGCATCGTCAACAGGGTAGGGGGGAGCCATTGTATGCTTCGGAAGGATTTCCCCAGCTACCAGATGTGGATTTGGGACACCGCGCTCGTCGTGAAGATGACTTTACTGTAGTGGAGAGACTTGCCGCGGCATGGTGGCCGCGGGTATAGATGATGAGACGACTTCTCACGATCaacgcctttttttttcttttcacgCTGCTACTTTAGTTACTTTGCCGCTCGATACCCGTGTTGCATTTTCCATTTTGCTAGCATACTTCTTGCTCACTATATGCATCGAAAAACTCGTGGGTTGGACCAGCTTCATATTTCAAGTAGAGCTCTGCCTGATTTCCATGTATCCAACTTTATTTCTCGTGTGAATATCCCTTTTCTATATGCATTGCGACGCCATCAAGATTTGCCCCATATCATTGTTGCACCGCCAATCCTTGCCTTATAAATCCATCTCGTCTTCAGGCCGTGAAGCAATTCCCTGTTGACTGTACCGAGTTTCTGTCCCAAGGACGTCGCCCTTCGTGTGTTTAGCAACAGCGTCCTGCCAAAAATCACCCCCGGTGCGCATCACCAGGCCGGTGGAAAGGCAGCCGCCAAAGTACTGTTCCCGCCGCGTGCTTCTTCGTTCGCTACCTTCAAGCGCCGAGTACGCACTCCTCGTATTGCGCATGCGCTTCCTTGTGACGCCGTCACTCAATACATGGCTTAGCTTTAGCCTTTCTTGCATGAGCTGATTCTCAAAGGCCACGATGCCACGAATCCAAGGAGCAACATCCAGAACAATCAGCTGCATCGTGCGGTCAAAGACAGACGGGTCGAGATGTGAACTTGGTTGCGCTTTGGGCGCTATGGCTATTGGATCGAATGCGTGGGCCATGTCCATCCGGTTGACGCTCTTGGAAGTGTCATGGAATGACGACTCGAGCCTTGAGATGGCGCTAGACTCGTTGACTGCGCACAAACCGGCATTGTCTCGAGATGGTTGTACGTCTTGCAGCCTTGAACGTAACCGCGCCCGAGCCTGTGATCGCAAGGTCATGGAAATCGTTTTGCCAGGCATGACAGGGCGTATGTAGTCATCTGCTTCTAACAAGGTACGCCCGATTATGAAGTCTTCTCTCGCCTTGCTAGTAAGATCAGGAAGCGACGGATCAACGGGCTCCTGCAGCCAAGTTGCACACATACCCGCAGAACAAATGTCAGCATCGCTCATTGTCTGGTAGAATTTGTCCAAGGCTTCAAGTGCGGCTGCTCGTTTGCCCTCAGTGTCGCCCGAGTCCCATGCCGCCCTTACTACCGACCCCAATTCATTGGATTGACACCAATCGCCCATATCCACTTGCCAGAAGTTCCAGGACTGTTGCAAGGCCTCGACCTCTCGGTCGTACCTGTCGCACTCTGATATCATAACATCCCGTCCGATCCAGCCCATGCCGTTCTGGTACGTATCCTCACTAATCACTCGAACGACATCACCGTCATTATCCAAGTCGCAACCTTTGGGCCACCGGGCGTAAAACCAGTCGAATCCTCCTCTGCGATCACCCACTCCAATTTGACACCAGAAGTTAAGATCAGAAATGGTGGCTCGTAGGTCGCGATCACGAGCTCGATATAGGGACTCAACGGCGGATCTCTGGAGACTATGTCCTTCATTTGCGGCAATGAGAAGACACAGATCCACCGCAATAGGGTCTGGTGCTGGCATGAAGCGAAAGATTCCATGAAGGTTTAGACTCTGGAGCGGGACTAAGCTCTCATCATTGCAAGTGATAACGAAAGGTCGCCGCGACTGATTCATCATGCCTGTCAAGACTGCCCAGAACTGCTTGTCTTCTTCATATAATATATCCGCTTCTTCAATCAGGATAAGAGACTGTTTCTGAGCTTTCGAACTCGGCTTTTGAGTTTGGCCACCTATAGCTTGCTTTGACCTTGCTTTTGTCTCAGGAGCAGCCTTTGATTTGAAGAAAGCCGTCATCCTGCCTTGTTTGCCAGACTTTGTCGACCCATTGCCCTCATAATCAAGCCCTCCATCCACTGATGGCTGCGCAGCTCGGTGCTGTTGAACTAAGTGATTTCGCGTCATGTCTCCAACCCTTTCGAGAACATCCTTACCACTTCGCCGGGTGCCTGAATTTATCTCGAATATTTCAAAGTCAAGTTCCTTCGCAATAGCGTATACAGCGGCGGTCTTGCCACAGCCGTTTGCGCCACTAATGACAACGGTATTCCTCAGCTGTCCCGGCTCCTTGAACCTTGCGCCACCAGCTCGAACGACAGATTTGAGGCATCTGCCAGAGCtcccatcttcttctccatcgCTTCCAAAGATCTCTTCCAGATCACTCCCTTCCTCGTCAGTGTCGACGATGAAATCATCCACTTtgttcttcctcctcttttTTCTCGGTAATGACTCGGCTTTTGATCTGCCCTTATCTCCAGTGACGTCACCGCTACCAGTTTCAACTGATTGAACCTTCATTCCTTCTAACCATTGTTTTATGTGAAGGGCATCCTTGGATTTCTGAAGGACTTGTGCTGCTGAGACAGGTGCGTACTTTTGATTCCAAGAGGATCCCTCACAGGTAGACCTGTCGTATGCCGATAGGTGTGTCCCTAGAGAGACATAGTGGCGGCTGATGGCTGGATGAGCCAGCGTTGGCGGTGGCCCTGCAAGTTCGTCCAAACATGGATCTTCTATtcctgccaatgccaatggtgAGGTAATTGTAAGTTGAGGTCGTATTCGACGTTGTAATTTTGAACCGCTCTCACATCGCTTTTGTGGAATGCGGAGCTCCGCAGGGGCAGGGTTGAAAGCGTCGTTGTCCTGCGGCAAACTACGGCGCACGCCTGCGACGTCTAATCTATCGAcaacagcagccagcacTGATTCATTTGGACCGATGGTCGTGACCTGTCCTTTGAATTTCTTGTATCCGCCAGTTTCGACCCTACATTCCGTGGTACAAAGCGGTCTGAAGCTATTCCCTCGAACATGGGACATGCCCTGCGCTGGCCACATGGGGTGCTTGGCACCAGGTACTTTTGTCCCTCTAGGCCTGATACCAAATTGTGATTCCGCCGTAGCAGTTGTTGACGAGAATGAGTCCCTCGGTCTCCTGGGAGACACAGGCGTTGACATGAATACAGAGTTCTTTTGAGCAGGCGACCTTGTTCCTGAATCTGTTGATTGAATAGGTGTTGATGAACGAGGATTCGGTTTGCCTGAGAAGAACGGGTGAGTCCCTTTGGTAGATGTAGAAGATTTGGCGATAATATCACTGGTTTTGGTTACACTCTTATGTGGTCGCTGCTCTGTCGGTGTTTCCGGGAGTTGTAAGCTGCCGTCCAACACCCGTGTGACTTTCTCTCCAATTTCACTCCTTGATTTTTCATCCCGACCATACTTGATACAGACGATCAGGGAGCGCTTAGATTTTTGTTTCGTCTTGGGTGGTGATCCTAGAGTGCCAGTTCTAGGGTTCAGTCTCAGTACTTTCTTTGCCTGTGGCGGCGCGTTTCGTTCGGACTGGTCCATGCTGGTCGTTGGCAGAGCGCATTGGGTGATATCATTTAGGGGTTTGTTTGGCATGTTGGAGGGAGTAGACAGACATTGTAGCTCGTATTGGTTTTTCGTTGACATGCAAGTGTCCTGTCCGGTAATCTTAGAAGGCGGAAGGCGTTGAGCAGAGCCGGAAAGAGGGCGAGTGAGAGCAGCTCCTGGTGCATCAGCTGCATGGCTGAGTTGTTGAGGGCCCGTATCTCTCTCATATTGAGATGCTAAATCAGACTTATATTTTCTCGTAGGGTGTCCGTCGTCTCCAGCATCAATCACGGGAGTGGAGATGTCGCTACTGCCAAGCCGTGTGTTCGGGGTATCATTTGACGTCGAAGTGGTCGAGATCAGACCAGATGCACCATTGGCGAAGAAAGGGTGCAGTTTTCGGGATGACGGTTCACCAATGCCATTACGGCCCATGTTTTCTACCAACACAGGTCCCATTTGACGTGTAGTGACTCGTTTACCAGCTTTCCGGCAAAGGGCGATGTTAGCTGCTTGGGCAAGGTTCTGCACGCTCACTCCATACCTGTTTAACTTATCGTATCCGTAGCATTGCAAACAGCCCAGATAAATACCTTCGGGAAACCTGATTATCACCATGCCATAGTGGTTGATTTGGCGACCCTGCTGAAAAATCGAAATGTGATATGCTGGATCTGAAATTGATGGTGGAAGTTGCGATGGAAGTGTCGGTTGTGGACCCGCGAtttgctacggagtacttgctTGGTAACTACCAGACGCGTTCTGGAGGAGACGCGCTCGTGGCCACTTAAAGGGTACGTGCCTCAGCAGAAGTCGGCCACACATTGGGACTGCATATCCTGACCCCACCACTCGCACTTTCCTTGTTCTATGGAGTGCCAGCCCCACTTCCGGATTTTTGTATCGGGCCGCTGCcagtatttttttttctggctCGGTTTACCAATTATACAAATCGCAGCACCAGGTCGTTGaagacgccgccgtcgccgattATTTCCCTCAATTGATGAAATAAAGCTCTGCTGCACAGCAGAGGCGGACGTTTGCGATGGCGTCTGAACACAAGATTCATCGACCATATGTGCTGGCCACTTTGCCCCGCCCTCTTGACCACACTGGTGGTCGTATTGTTGCTCGCGAGGTCTATGGTTTACGGCctggccaaaaaaagaagaagcgtATGGAGCTAGCCGTTGGAGTTGATGGTGAAACAGCCAGTATATACGATGTGCGTATTTTATTATTCCATGGAAGCCTTTTACAACAACAATCTGGCTAATAAGAAGGACAGGTTCCTGCGTCGCGACTCATCACATCGTATCCCATCCCACCTCAAGAATCCTTCACCTGCGCTCCGTACTCTATTAGACTACGGCGGTCAGGCAGCGAAGATGTGTATCGGTATACATATATTGCTACAAGAGATGCCAAGTCATACAAAGTTACATTGTTCAGAGATGTCGTACATCCAGATGGCAAGACTACAACATCAACAACTTCTCAGACTCTGCGAGCATCCCCGATTCACATTACTGGCTCCTCTTCTACTACATCCTCATTATCGGGAAACACAGTAGGAGATGTCGTAGCTATCTGCGAAGATGGGCAAGTTATTTATCTGACAGGCGAAGACCTCACCCTGCAATGGTCTTCCCCATTCAAGCCAGCCATCCAAGATGTTATTGCGGGAGCCATTGAAAGCCTACGAGTGGAGTATGTCTCATCTGGAAGTGTGACCGACTTTAGAGAGGGAGTTTTCAAAAGCAGGCTGGAAATTTTCAGCGCATTGCCTCGGGCCCTCGACGTTGACCCCTCgctcatcttcgtcgtcgtcaaaagCGCTTCCGAAGGAAAGTCAACCCGCCATCTTTTGGTCCTGGCTACTTTGCCAGgcggagctgctgctgcacctGGCGTACAGAATTTGATTCCTCTGGACATCAGTCCCCTTCCAGCCAACTCCTCCCGAGAAGAATCACCGGTTTACGAGGTGGACATTCACTCAGGCTTTCTCACAGAACTCGCAAACGATGTGCTCAGTGTTTACGATATTACCAGTGCGGTTCCGAAAAAGAAGTCTATGATCCAAATGGCTGGCACACAGTCATTTATACGTCTCTCAAGACCATTCCTTCTCACCACATCCACGGATTCGATGGTCTTATACAACCACCAATACAGCTCTGTGCACGGAAGGGCTGATTTGGATCTATCTGAACTCCCAGCCGAAGACCAACAGGCACGAAATTGCCAATTAATTACCTACTTTCGCAGCCAGGATCTCGCCATTGCTTTGATCGACAATGTGCTAGTTTCCATTCACGTGGAGCCTCCTCATTATCATGGGAAGCGACGCAAGGAAGGGCTATTGATTGACTCGATTGGTAGAGGGGCACCATTCGAGGTGCAAACAAAGCCCTCAAAGGGCGAGTCAGTGTCTGCGGAATTTTCCCGCCTAATCCCTGGAAGCATGACTGAAGAGTACCTGGTCGCATACCACAAGGAAATCCTAGCAGCCAACGAAATGCTGGCCAACAACGCCTTAGGAAAATGGGAAGACCTACTACGGCAAAAATTCGGCTTGAAAAACCAGAATGATCCTGCCTTGGCGAATGGGGAGGCAACCGTGGAGGCTCAAGAGCTACCCGAATGGGACTGGCAAACAGAGACTGGTTCATACCCCCCTGTTGACAGACGATGGGTGATATATGCGATAAGCCAAGTCTTCTCAGTGGAGACGACCTCATCTGACGAACCGAAGCCTGAACTACGCTTGGCTCTCCCAGACAGCAACGTCACAACTTACCTGGTTGTTGCAGGTCACTTGACAATCTCCAACTTGATTTCAGCCTTCCGCGACGTGCTTCCTCTGGAAGCTTCGGGGATCAAGGCTGTGGCCAGAGACTTAATCCACAGCCTCACTGATGCTGATCCGTCTATGACACTCTTGCTGAACTACCTGCAAGCCACAAAGTTGGGGGAAGTAGAGCTGTTGCTTGCAATCAGAAGCCTTATGCTGAGCATGGATTTACTCCCGGATACGAACAAGCTGAATAAGCTTAAGCTGTTGGCAAATGAAGCTCACGAAGAAGGCGATACGCAGGAAGTGGACCTGGATGATCTCGAAAGAGAAATTGCTGTCACCGAGCATTACTTAGGAGACGAGTCAAGCAGCCGCTCCCGCGGCTTGACTCTAGCATTCACAAAGCTGTGGCGCATTCCAGCCATTGCGACGGTCAAAGCTCTCCGTGATACAGTCCGAACCGAAGAGGTGCTAGCTTTCATCTACATACTTAGAGTGGAATTGGTTCGCGGAGCCTGGACAACCCTGTACATTGATCCCACTAGCCTTGACTCTGAAGGCAACGATCCTCCCCCGGATGGCGTCATTACCCTCATTGCAGACCTACTCGGACGGTGCCTGGATGCAGTCGGTGCTGGAGGATGGCTGTTTAACGATGCTATGACCTGGGCGGACAAGACTGAGACCGGTGACTTTTTGACCGCCCTAAAACTGGAGGTTGCTGCAGCCCTGGAAGGCTTGGAGGAAGCTGTTCTCCTCAACGGCATTGTGGGTGAGGCTGTACGGTATGGGCTTACAGCAGAGAAGAACTGGGCGGCACGTCAGGTTTGGACCCCAAACAAACCCATTTCTTTGCACTTGGAGGGCAAAGAGTCTCGACTTCTGCCACTTGGGCTGAAGATGAAATTGCTCCCTACCAGAGAAAAGGTGGTTTCCGGTGGTGAGGTTGTTAATCGCACCTCACGAGAAACGGGACATATGATAAGTCAAAAAGTGGAGGCTTATTCACTCGAGAAGCTGGCTATTTGAGCCGCATCGAAGCTGTCTCGTCCGGTCCAAGTGTGGATGCACACAACCGCATCTCGTCCTCTAGCTATATCAGGAAGGCATCAATGTTTGTAACGCATCCAGTGCGGCTGAGAATATTGCATCAAGGCCTATCAGAGCCAAGGCATGGATTTCGGGCATAGATGCGGAGTGTTTCCAGGGCGCAGTTGGTTAATGCCGCCCTGGTGACATGGAGAGCAAATGCTAGGCTGTGAAGATGGAACGGGAATGTTGGTTGCATAGACGTTGCATAGACGATGGGCAGAATATGCCCCAGAAGGCGTTCAGGGTGGCTCACATGGTTTTGATTTTGTACAAACAAACACTGGCTACATTTGCATGACTCTGATACCGCGAATAGATAGCGAATGCGAGTATTCCCTGAAACGCGCCTACAATCCTGATACAGGAAAATCATTTGCATGTACAGCAACTTCAGTCCTGATGTGGGCGTTATTGGGGATCCTCGAACTAGCCTGGATCCCATGATAACAATCGCTTACGATTCGCACTTTGTCCATGCACTCTTGCGAGTACTAGTCGATTTACAGTTGACAGGTAAGACGACGTATTGACCTCGGCCTAGCTCGTTGCAGTGAGGCGAACGGATAATCACAGATGTGACAAAATGGGAGGCTGATCTACGGGCTAATCAAGCAATGATGACGGGGATGGCGTTCGGAAAGCTTGTCCAGGGGAGTCGGATGCCATGTGCTACAAGTTGTTACAACATGGACCTGGCCTGGTGCTGCCTGTGTAAATGACAGCCACTTGGGCACGGGGACGTCAAAATTTCCATCGTACCGTTTATCTCCATGTATATAGAAAGataaattaatatagtaGGAGATCATATGGAGATACAAGTACCGTTTATCTTTAAAATACATAAAAAGATACTTATACATTATCTACGAGGCATCTCAGACAAAGTGGGCCCGGTACgaaatcggcaccttcggACACCCAAAGGGATTTGTTTGGAACATTCTCAGCCGGTAGCTTTCGGCGTGCCTTGGGTGCGATATCCCACGGTTAGACTGAGTCGGCTATGGCAGCCGATCTCGTGGTTCGTCGGTTGCAGAGAGGCGCAGCAAGTAACTAGGGGGATAGAGGGAGATTCTGGAAGCTGCTGTTTTCATAGTGCACATTAAGGCGTGTTCCGTCACGCCGTTGGAGAGATAGCTGACTTGAAACCCGAAGTCAAGCTACCGAATCTGACTTGCTGGGAGCCTTGGGGTGTGGCACTCCAGTTCGTAGTCGCTTTGGGCCTTTGGCCCCAACGTGGCTTAATAGCGAAGAACTGGGCGTCGCGTATGATTGCTCCTAGTCCCTTGCTGCCTAAAGAGTCGATCCAACCACAATGCAGGCAAATGGCATGAATTGAACTGTGGGGAACGAGAGAACAAAGGAGCATGAGGTATATTTTGCGGCTCTGCGGAGGTGACTAGTCGAGACAGATATCATGGTGCTTGCAGATGTTATGCTCGGTAGTTCGTACATCAGGCCTCGTGGAATAAAACAGCCATGGGGGCGATGTTGACGTGCCTGTGTGCTACCGACGGCAGTGACTCACTCTTAACTTCAATATTCCGTTACTAAGACTGTATCGAGAGGTTCAGAGGGTCCCAGACCAAAGGACTGGAAAACGAATCATACCCATCCTTGATGGTGGCGTTGGGCGTCCCTCGGAGCCAAGACAAGCCAAGAGGAAGAGCCAAGAGCCTCACAGTGACGTGCAGGCAGCTAACCAGGACCCTGGTGAAACTTGTAGTACTTGATACGACTCCCCCACAGCGAATTCTTGGATGGTGGTGGAAGTGGCGGATTCGtggacggcggccgagcCCGATATTGTAAACACGATGAACACAGGCACAGCCCCAACGCACTAGGCGTTGGGCATCCCTTTGACGACATGCATGCCCTCGGGACCAGGCACACCAGCTTCCAGGTacgagggcgatggcgaAGTCAGACACGAGAAGCCGAACGTTTCATGATTTGATGAAGAAATGACTCTGGCGAACTCCTGAGTCGAGAACAACATTCATGCATGACGGCGAATGCTGCAACTTGCTCTGGGACGGTTGGCCGGCCGGTCCTTCCGCCACTAAATGTCTGGGCGGGAAGTGGAGAGGGCCGCCATGTGAGGCAGGCGGGCATGACGGCAACTATCaggtacgtactccgtactaggcACCTACAATGCTAGTACGCAGGCTGTTCTAACCTGAAGCCGGAGGAGCCAGCCAACGAGCTCCTGGTCGAACGAGACATGGATGCAGCTTCGGCTCCAGTTCCATCTCCCGATCATCTCACGTGGTGGCAATTCGACACAGAAACCACCAGCCAACAGACCCCAGCTTGATGAGCAATGAACACACGCCAAATCGCAAGCCTCGGACTGGGTCTGGGCTGCTGGGACCGAAACCAGCCAGTCACCTAGTGCTGAGCTACGGGGCCGTACagagcaacattgaaagcaaaACGCAGTTTGGCAGCGCAACATTTCTCCCGCCAGCGGGAGGGAGCATCTTGAGGACCACAAGACCTAGACATCCAGACGGAGTACAGCAGCAGTGGCACGTGCAGATTTTGCGCTGGTTGGTCAGCCCTGTGTTCGGTAGTATTTGCTGTACAATTTCTCACATACTGCCACCTAGGAAGGTTCCATCTGGAATCTGGACGTCATCAGGCCAGGCTTAATTGACAAGGAGGGTATTGAGGGTGTTCAGCCAGTGTCCCTTTCTTGGCTAGCCTTCGACGATCGAGAACGACTGGCCGTCAGGCCCTCTTGTGCCTTTCAGCCCTGGAACAGTCCCGTACAGTACAGGGGTCACGCGGGGAGGCGGCCGTCTCTGGAGATCATGCCTATGTTGGTGCATTGAGGTCAACACTGATTGTACGTTGCCCTCTGTGTGAGCAGTGTGCATGTGGGTTTGCAGCACCCTCGTTGAGCCATGGCCGCTGTGACGCACACATGGGGGACAGGGACACTGC from Metarhizium brunneum chromosome 2, complete sequence includes these protein-coding regions:
- the elg1 gene encoding Telomere length regulation protein elg1, whose protein sequence is MGRNGIGEPSSRKLHPFFANGASGLISTTSTSNDTPNTRLGSSDISTPVIDAGDDGHPTRKYKSDLASQYERDTGPQQLSHAADAPGAALTRPLSGSAQRLPPSKITGQDTCMSTKNQYELQCLSTPSNMPNKPLNDITQCALPTTSMDQSERNAPPQAKKVLRLNPRTGTLGSPPKTKQKSKRSLIVCIKYGRDEKSRSEIGEKVTRVLDGSLQLPETPTEQRPHKSVTKTSDIIAKSSTSTKGTHPFFSGKPNPRSSTPIQSTDSGTRSPAQKNSVFMSTPVSPRRPRDSFSSTTATAESQFGIRPRGTKVPGAKHPMWPAQGMSHVRGNSFRPLCTTECRVETGGYKKFKGQVTTIGPNESVLAAVVDRLDVAGVRRSLPQDNDAFNPAPAELRIPQKRCESGSKLQRRIRPQLTITSPLALAGIEDPCLDELAGPPPTLAHPAISRHYVSLGTHLSAYDRSTCEGSSWNQKYAPVSAAQVLQKSKDALHIKQWLEGMKVQSVETGSGDVTGDKGRSKAESLPRKKRRKNKVDDFIVDTDEEGSDLEEIFGSDGEEDGSSGRCLKSVVRAGGARFKEPGQLRNTVVISGANGCGKTAAVYAIAKELDFEIFEINSGTRRSGKDVLERVGDMTRNHLVQQHRAAQPSVDGGLDYEGNGSTKSGKQGRMTAFFKSKAAPETKARSKQAIGGQTQKPSSKAQKQSLILIEEADILYEEDKQFWAVLTGMMNQSRRPFVITCNDESLVPLQSLNLHGIFRFMPAPDPIAVDLCLLIAANEGHSLQRSAVESLYRARDRDLRATISDLNFWCQIGVGDRRGGFDWFYARWPKGCDLDNDGDVVRVISEDTYQNGMGWIGRDVMISECDRYDREVEALQQSWNFWQVDMGDWCQSNELGSVVRAAWDSGDTEGKRAAALEALDKFYQTMSDADICSAGMCATWLQEPVDPSLPDLTSKAREDFIIGRTLLEADDYIRPVMPGKTISMTLRSQARARLRSRLQDVQPSRDNAGLCAVNESSAISRLESSFHDTSKSVNRMDMAHAFDPIAIAPKAQPSSHLDPSVFDRTMQLIVLDVAPWIRGIVAFENQLMQERLKLSHVLSDGVTRKRMRNTRSAYSALEGSERRSTRREQYFGGCLSTGLVMRTGGDFWQDAVAKHTKGDVLGTETRYSQQGIASRPEDEMDL